In Candidatus Thorarchaeota archaeon, one DNA window encodes the following:
- a CDS encoding amidohydrolase family protein, whose amino-acid sequence MIESSVGIPVVDSHAHFFTYDMLKEWLSDPERVERMQQRVKHQTDMSPLELPDEPWDIGAMWIDELDKYGIEAIGMMISPNTWDEFLETRKRFPGRFMGYANIDPSEENAIELVRKAGNDDFQGIKLYPSTWDFHAYDEICYPVYEEAAKHDLLVILHFGITIGPTANLQYGNPLDIQKPAQDFPELNFMIAHFGAGFFRECLMLLYQVPNVVMDSSGSNSWMKYQPYDLNLEKIFERALVAGASCRTVFGTDSSFFPRGFRIDILEKQYQAVDSLREKLNLTQEDIDLIFHENILRLTGFEPNV is encoded by the coding sequence ATGATAGAGTCAAGCGTTGGTATACCTGTTGTTGATTCGCATGCTCATTTCTTTACCTATGATATGCTAAAGGAGTGGTTATCAGATCCTGAGCGGGTGGAGCGCATGCAGCAACGAGTGAAGCATCAAACGGACATGAGTCCACTTGAACTCCCTGATGAGCCATGGGATATCGGTGCAATGTGGATAGACGAACTCGACAAATATGGAATTGAAGCAATTGGTATGATGATTAGCCCTAACACCTGGGATGAGTTCCTAGAAACCCGCAAGAGGTTTCCTGGTCGTTTTATGGGGTATGCAAATATAGACCCTTCAGAAGAAAATGCTATTGAGCTCGTCCGTAAAGCTGGAAATGATGACTTTCAAGGCATAAAGCTATATCCGAGCACATGGGATTTCCACGCCTACGATGAGATATGTTATCCTGTATATGAGGAGGCTGCAAAGCATGACCTTCTTGTGATACTCCATTTTGGCATTACTATCGGTCCCACTGCTAATCTTCAATACGGCAATCCCCTTGACATACAGAAACCCGCCCAAGATTTTCCGGAACTCAATTTCATGATTGCTCATTTTGGCGCTGGCTTTTTCCGAGAATGTCTGATGCTACTATACCAGGTACCTAACGTGGTCATGGATAGCTCTGGTAGTAATAGCTGGATGAAATACCAGCCCTACGACCTCAACTTGGAGAAGATTTTTGAACGTGCTCTGGTAGCGGGTGCTTCATGCAGGACTGTTTTTGGGACTGACTCTTCATTCTTTCCTCGTGGATTTAGAATAGACATTCTTGAGAAGCAGTATCAGGCGGTCGATTCCTTGAGAGAAAAGCTGAACCTAACACAGGAAGACATCGATTTGATTTTTCATGAAAATATTCTTAGATTAACAGGTTTCGAACCGAATGTCTAA
- a CDS encoding DNA topoisomerase VI subunit B: protein MASGQETGDIKQGTIAKFMRKRTQLVGFETGLNKHIQYAIEFLDNSIDAIESWWWRTKNKPELSDQLDPKLVKEIAETLEPELVDTISKSKHLEKKVQAGKKVHIPPYPKEDLEKRVRDFKEFLAPFKKLIDNQEPLVVMQLKEIQMPNLIPIDNEDGFKVYEFTIFDNGIGMVPSDLEKFGIYLASSKSEKLRQTRGSQGFGAPSAFSDAQNTTGKPIFTISKHHKADKATVADYYTTTANTKDYVAGPKKMDLPFKQGTYIRLHYLNIQYRRGYADEYAEMASLLNSHVTIVFIDPYGDLHIYPRRVNSFPDEPKYAKPHPASIRIGEFQDILRETEHRTVQSFLTQAFVRMSNSKAKDIISNTNEALKTREMKLIDSSQDPSTLSKLQVELLYRSFSSEDYYAPPTDTVVPVGEEVFKRTVQMAYNPDFITAVTRSPTSGKGLSFSVEVCIAYGGDIKPASSSPVVLKRFVNRVPKMRDNSDCATWKATAMVNWKNYKLDTFDNGLPKGPLLVFIHVCGAYVHVMFKGQSKQALAEDEVLLKEIKLALEEAGRSFRRYMSKKEKARRKAKRAGVLAMYADQFADSLVSIVNDAEGKKVYDAESIAQRMRDSISGFDKPQEEDDVTEDGKGSDLVADVATGGD from the coding sequence ATGGCAAGTGGCCAAGAGACTGGCGATATCAAGCAAGGAACTATAGCTAAGTTCATGCGCAAAAGGACCCAATTAGTTGGGTTCGAAACAGGACTCAATAAGCATATACAGTATGCTATTGAGTTTCTTGACAATTCCATCGATGCCATTGAAAGCTGGTGGTGGCGAACGAAAAATAAGCCGGAGCTCAGTGATCAGCTTGATCCTAAACTTGTCAAGGAGATAGCTGAGACTTTGGAACCTGAACTTGTTGATACAATTTCAAAAAGCAAACATTTGGAGAAGAAAGTTCAGGCCGGTAAGAAGGTGCATATACCTCCATATCCCAAGGAGGATTTGGAAAAACGGGTCCGGGACTTCAAAGAGTTCCTTGCACCTTTCAAGAAATTGATCGATAATCAAGAACCGTTGGTTGTTATGCAGCTGAAAGAGATTCAGATGCCTAATCTAATTCCTATTGATAATGAGGATGGTTTCAAAGTATACGAATTCACCATTTTCGACAATGGTATTGGTATGGTGCCATCAGACCTTGAGAAATTCGGGATTTATCTTGCGTCGAGCAAGAGCGAGAAACTGAGACAGACCCGTGGTAGCCAGGGATTTGGTGCTCCCTCAGCATTTAGCGATGCTCAGAATACTACTGGAAAACCGATTTTTACAATTTCAAAGCATCACAAAGCTGACAAAGCTACGGTTGCTGATTATTATACTACGACAGCTAATACGAAGGATTACGTGGCTGGTCCCAAGAAGATGGATTTGCCATTCAAGCAGGGCACTTACATCAGATTACACTATCTGAATATACAGTATCGACGGGGTTATGCTGATGAGTATGCAGAAATGGCTTCTCTGTTGAATTCACACGTCACAATCGTTTTCATTGATCCATATGGGGATCTCCATATTTACCCCCGTCGAGTCAATAGCTTTCCGGATGAACCGAAATATGCCAAACCTCATCCTGCTAGCATCCGTATTGGAGAGTTTCAAGATATTCTTAGAGAGACAGAGCACCGGACTGTTCAATCATTTCTGACCCAAGCATTTGTGAGAATGAGTAACAGTAAGGCAAAAGATATCATTTCGAATACGAATGAAGCTCTAAAAACTCGCGAAATGAAGCTGATTGATTCTAGCCAAGATCCCTCTACCCTCTCGAAATTACAGGTTGAGCTTCTCTATAGGTCATTTTCGTCGGAAGACTACTATGCACCCCCAACGGATACGGTCGTACCTGTTGGCGAAGAGGTTTTCAAACGGACTGTACAGATGGCTTACAACCCTGATTTCATTACGGCTGTTACGCGAAGTCCGACTTCCGGAAAGGGTCTTTCCTTCTCGGTCGAGGTTTGCATAGCTTATGGGGGTGACATAAAACCCGCATCATCTTCCCCGGTTGTACTGAAGCGATTCGTCAATCGTGTGCCCAAAATGCGTGATAACAGTGACTGTGCTACTTGGAAAGCAACTGCTATGGTGAACTGGAAGAATTACAAGCTTGATACCTTCGACAACGGCCTTCCCAAGGGCCCGTTACTGGTATTCATTCATGTTTGTGGTGCATATGTGCACGTGATGTTCAAAGGTCAAAGCAAACAGGCACTTGCTGAAGATGAGGTTCTTCTTAAGGAGATAAAATTGGCACTGGAAGAAGCCGGCAGATCTTTCAGGCGCTACATGTCCAAGAAGGAAAAGGCGAGGAGGAAGGCGAAGAGAGCAGGTGTGCTTGCCATGTACGCTGATCAGTTTGCAGACAGTTTGGTGAGTATCGTAAATGACGCTGAGGGAAAGAAGGTCTACGATGCCGAATCAATAGCCCAGAGAATGCGAGATTCAATATCTGGTTTCGATAAGCCACAAGAAGAAGACGATGTAACTGAAGATGGCAAGGGCAGCGATTTAGTCGCTGATGTTGCCACAGGTGGTGACTGA
- the cofE gene encoding coenzyme F420-0:L-glutamate ligase — translation MHEHEVRIIPVRVEPLVREDTDLGKLLVRSMKNQEIKLHHDDIIIITHKIVSKAEGRVVSKRNISVSAKAKIIAEREGFDAHQVELALRESEKIIRETRTLITLNKNGQICNFGGVDHSNAPRDSYVLLPANPDESAVRIRQRISELTGKDLAIIITDTEGRPWRKGAINMAIGCTGINAFKYNKNRPDLYGEELQRSTVCQVDQLASAAELVMGQADESIPVAIIRGYLYEEGEKQVAEVYRSAENDLFR, via the coding sequence TTGCATGAGCATGAGGTTAGGATTATTCCGGTCCGAGTAGAGCCACTTGTTAGGGAGGATACAGATCTCGGCAAATTACTCGTTAGAAGTATGAAGAATCAAGAAATCAAGCTTCACCATGATGATATCATTATCATCACTCATAAGATAGTCTCCAAGGCCGAAGGAAGAGTAGTCAGCAAGAGAAATATTTCAGTTTCAGCAAAGGCAAAGATAATAGCTGAAAGAGAAGGTTTCGATGCGCATCAAGTTGAACTAGCCCTGAGAGAAAGCGAAAAAATCATACGTGAAACAAGAACCCTCATAACCCTGAACAAGAATGGTCAAATATGCAATTTCGGAGGTGTAGACCATTCAAATGCACCAAGAGATAGCTATGTTCTTTTACCGGCGAATCCTGATGAAAGTGCCGTACGAATAAGACAGAGAATAAGTGAACTGACTGGCAAGGATCTTGCAATCATCATCACAGATACTGAAGGAAGACCATGGAGAAAAGGAGCAATAAACATGGCAATTGGCTGCACCGGCATAAACGCTTTCAAGTACAATAAGAACCGACCGGACCTCTATGGAGAAGAACTCCAAAGATCCACAGTTTGCCAAGTGGATCAACTGGCTTCTGCAGCAGAACTTGTCATGGGTCAGGCTGACGAATCAATACCGGTGGCAATAATTCGAGGATATCTCTATGAAGAAGGAGAAAAGCAAGTGGCTGAAGTCTATCGGTCAGCTGAAAACGATTTATTTCGATAG
- a CDS encoding zinc ribbon domain-containing protein — protein sequence MPRRRPPGFLHVSFGDNNRLQTMQHEETMVREENVKFDGEDGTVQLTDVRLVWKKKPSRWGKLKKVGGIAGAIAGAAALSAIGSEVGGIGGRALRRFGRGMGAAAVLGAVTSWNRDSYINKTEDGDTDSVAVPIIAVAQAQQSGDELIIELESGGNMRFDFKQKKVIPTIIANIRGAKEKGKCPYCGAATAGKLSCPQCGAPLQPGAEPAQASAGGGEGGFCTECGEPYSAEDKFCGKCGSPL from the coding sequence TTGCCCAGAAGAAGACCACCTGGATTCTTACACGTATCATTTGGCGATAATAATCGCCTCCAGACTATGCAACACGAAGAGACGATGGTCCGCGAAGAAAACGTAAAATTCGATGGCGAAGACGGGACTGTTCAGCTAACCGATGTTCGCCTTGTATGGAAGAAGAAACCCTCTCGATGGGGAAAGCTAAAGAAGGTAGGCGGAATAGCCGGTGCTATTGCAGGGGCCGCAGCTCTAAGTGCAATAGGTAGTGAAGTCGGGGGTATTGGTGGCCGTGCTTTGCGAAGATTCGGAAGGGGTATGGGCGCGGCAGCCGTGCTCGGTGCTGTTACTTCGTGGAATCGTGATTCCTACATAAACAAAACGGAGGACGGGGATACAGATAGTGTGGCGGTGCCCATAATCGCTGTCGCTCAAGCTCAACAAAGCGGTGACGAGCTCATAATTGAGCTGGAATCTGGCGGCAACATGCGTTTCGATTTTAAACAAAAGAAGGTCATTCCAACTATTATAGCGAATATCCGCGGCGCAAAGGAGAAAGGTAAGTGCCCGTACTGTGGAGCAGCAACTGCTGGCAAGCTTTCCTGCCCTCAATGTGGAGCTCCACTGCAGCCCGGAGCAGAACCCGCACAAGCATCGGCTGGCGGTGGTGAGGGTGGCTTTTGCACCGAATGTGGAGAACCGTATTCTGCAGAAGACAAATTCTGTGGGAAATGTGGCTCTCCACTCTGA
- a CDS encoding PAS domain S-box protein gives MDERPDTITNDKWKQILNSAVDGAALVLTNTEGTVVWTNESYSELSGYSLEEVLGTQMKLLRWERQNRSFYIEVWSTIRSGATWEGQVVNQRKDGSRYLEAVEIKPITDKTGSITHFLVIKTDITEEETSTETFPQYENPNQVIEDDFTEPMAQLTEIAKALDQARSQMSAMLDAANDGMMLLSPAGEILRVNESFCKMFSVTQNGVLNHHYADHAEHWRRVFGNERIIDLILDESESENSEKMTFIQEWPVRREFQVYSASVRDTEDEYVGELIVFRDISPEREAERLKSEFVSLVTHEFRTPLTSIIGYVELMLEGDTGKITNEQRDFLEIVSRNADYLSELVDELMDVSRIEAGAVKLDIKEFNLTTVVEDVVDGMRPRMEKKDQNLSIEIPKDLPKVEADERKTSQIILNLVSNAHKYTPPGGNITVTAASEADYVRVDVSDNGIGLSDEEMEKLFSKFFRAENPQTTKIDGTGLGLWITRSFVEMQGGEIFVESEPGNGSTFSFTIPLS, from the coding sequence ATGGATGAACGGCCTGATACCATCACCAATGACAAATGGAAGCAGATATTGAATTCAGCAGTTGATGGTGCAGCTCTTGTTTTGACGAATACTGAAGGCACGGTTGTCTGGACCAATGAGAGTTATTCCGAGTTGAGTGGATATTCACTCGAAGAGGTCCTTGGAACTCAAATGAAGCTCCTAAGATGGGAGCGCCAGAATCGCTCCTTCTATATCGAGGTTTGGTCTACTATTCGAAGTGGTGCAACGTGGGAGGGTCAGGTAGTCAATCAGCGAAAAGATGGTAGCAGGTACCTAGAGGCAGTTGAAATCAAACCAATCACTGACAAAACCGGCAGTATCACACATTTTCTAGTAATCAAGACGGATATCACAGAGGAAGAAACCTCGACTGAGACATTTCCGCAGTATGAGAACCCCAATCAAGTTATTGAAGACGATTTCACTGAGCCAATGGCACAACTAACTGAGATAGCTAAAGCACTCGATCAAGCGAGAAGCCAAATGAGTGCTATGCTGGATGCAGCAAATGATGGTATGATGCTTCTTTCTCCAGCGGGAGAGATACTCAGAGTCAATGAATCCTTTTGCAAGATGTTCTCAGTGACTCAAAATGGAGTTTTGAATCATCATTATGCTGACCACGCAGAACATTGGAGGCGAGTTTTCGGAAATGAAAGAATTATCGATCTTATTTTGGATGAGTCCGAATCCGAGAATTCCGAAAAGATGACTTTCATCCAGGAATGGCCTGTTCGAAGAGAGTTCCAGGTCTATTCAGCCTCGGTTCGAGATACTGAAGATGAATATGTAGGAGAACTGATTGTATTTCGAGATATCAGTCCAGAACGGGAGGCTGAGCGTTTGAAGTCAGAATTCGTTTCATTAGTCACTCATGAATTCCGTACTCCTCTTACATCAATCATAGGCTATGTTGAGCTGATGTTAGAAGGTGATACTGGTAAGATCACAAACGAACAACGGGATTTCCTCGAAATTGTATCTCGAAATGCGGATTACCTTTCTGAGCTCGTTGATGAGCTCATGGATGTTTCACGCATTGAAGCAGGAGCTGTGAAACTTGATATCAAGGAATTTAATCTCACTACTGTTGTTGAGGACGTTGTGGATGGGATGCGGCCACGGATGGAAAAGAAGGATCAGAATTTATCGATTGAAATCCCTAAGGATTTGCCAAAGGTTGAAGCGGATGAGAGAAAAACTTCACAAATCATTCTGAATCTCGTCTCGAACGCTCACAAATACACCCCCCCTGGTGGAAACATCACCGTCACTGCAGCGTCTGAAGCAGATTATGTTCGGGTTGATGTGTCGGACAACGGTATTGGATTATCCGACGAAGAAATGGAAAAACTATTCTCTAAATTCTTTCGAGCGGAAAATCCCCAAACAACCAAAATAGATGGGACGGGACTGGGACTTTGGATAACCCGTTCATTTGTGGAAATGCAGGGTGGAGAGATATTTGTCGAAAGCGAACCTGGGAATGGATCTACATTCAGTTTCACAATTCCACTATCCTGA
- a CDS encoding DEAD/DEAH box helicase family protein, with translation MTKREAKVKDSENLLDNRRSQITKLPFPVDIELQEEQSLAIDCWQAQSFAARIHKEFEASLEKGFTAGMRSRFYALFEYYEKSVQSLRRALRDGHTAGLVCSLRSLIALNAPLNYMHSKAPESIPLHITLEPHLKGKLIRDLIVKALEESLDSMSVSKLAEYVNKHEFLQETTDRTIERHLNSLVESGYLSKTDDTYSRTNRTYKSTNLDDAGLQALLGDDLYVEFEENGFPGISNIENKSDEFKHFFEEITGTGRLVSELFLATISDLVTPEAEMAEIERWHYSDLIGSSIPRPYQRDAYTIFRGYGYQGPLIEAPTGSGKTLIGMMAIQDWLKNASPGESILVLVPTMNYEQQWVRELCYKSVGLHLSPDDVFAGTPSDYTTKRDESKTPPVVLIMTYAGLAQLGSPKGKGGFDQISVERFLQGSNTRYVILDEVHKVVQDMDGVSAAVARLLVEWLEDGTVEGLIGFSGTAKAFRERFEELGLELVYIVPPVDLIAYGFVAPFGEFGVPFTYSDREQDIRSLLSRYKSLLRDYINLLGSDFLRTIFADIPFKQRMTIAQDILDMYSYRKDQKDAIRSRLRSWKKGGELGLNELSLISMIQIAKNMSDEALIRRKLVGDLEEVKQDVRIRFGRLLIKFNDVRASLLGVVRNSSMLSKLRMNGFGQHIDAESFLETYEAIPTKKELGRRVDDILATTIAGLYNILRSLYYRMGEGRVQAISSIIKAERKTRNLSNVIVFGRGKTLDWEGDIAEPGYSGVAGIFSQMIVERGFSPMAVLSSEIYLPFSKKEPIPLKIASFIRHDIMGIELRDTLFGLLTQGIKLSQEQIQSFRQDFDETMHDYITNLDVVGAWRPVEFDKEVLLPLQQSVKGLDIEEQDTLFSRLDDSYPHLEKWMRSFFDYALIASRFSDPIEAKLERPSGGQKKFYVIQMAQGKKQQLMYDLAARIIDEESLPVNVVIVSRWARTGWDVTTPNLLIDATATRNVTAWQQLRGRTMRALDSWDTDCYEAMMFLLGAGREDTGKRGSNSKPSHDKDTPPIRLEKRTQDLLIDVHKQASSDMEDSKFDDSLIRKIRKADLSIFSNEERIKLAVELMMARNKITHIYELVKAYGSTSQVTFDRRTEKWKRSSVVSRKHSNSFSVNPLTGEYSSGSDHSPFIYVKDPRDYSPTKLRSHLVKLLEGCDVRIVEGWIREVMR, from the coding sequence GTGACAAAAAGAGAAGCCAAGGTAAAGGACAGTGAAAACCTTCTTGACAATAGGCGCTCACAGATTACCAAGCTTCCTTTCCCAGTAGACATCGAACTCCAGGAAGAACAATCTTTAGCTATTGACTGCTGGCAAGCTCAATCATTTGCTGCTAGAATACACAAGGAGTTCGAGGCAAGTCTGGAAAAGGGCTTCACTGCAGGAATGAGGAGCCGTTTCTATGCACTTTTCGAGTATTATGAGAAATCAGTCCAATCGCTTCGTCGTGCCCTAAGGGACGGACATACCGCTGGTTTGGTTTGCTCTTTGCGGAGTCTAATTGCACTGAATGCACCATTGAACTACATGCATTCTAAGGCGCCCGAAAGCATTCCTCTTCATATTACGCTGGAACCTCATCTGAAAGGTAAACTCATCAGAGATCTTATCGTTAAGGCTTTGGAAGAATCATTGGATTCTATGAGCGTTAGCAAGCTTGCTGAATACGTCAATAAACACGAGTTCTTACAAGAAACTACTGATCGTACCATTGAACGACACCTAAACAGTCTTGTAGAAAGCGGATACCTTTCGAAAACGGATGATACCTATTCCCGAACCAACAGAACCTACAAGTCCACCAATCTTGATGACGCAGGGTTGCAGGCTCTTCTGGGAGATGATCTTTATGTCGAGTTTGAAGAAAATGGATTCCCAGGTATCTCCAATATAGAAAACAAAAGCGATGAGTTCAAACATTTTTTTGAAGAAATAACCGGAACAGGTAGACTGGTCTCAGAGCTTTTCCTTGCTACGATTAGTGACCTTGTTACTCCTGAAGCAGAAATGGCTGAAATAGAACGGTGGCATTACAGCGATTTGATTGGCTCATCAATTCCCCGACCGTATCAACGTGATGCCTATACTATATTCCGTGGTTATGGGTACCAAGGCCCTCTCATTGAAGCACCTACAGGGTCTGGAAAGACACTGATTGGCATGATGGCCATTCAGGATTGGCTCAAGAATGCTTCTCCGGGTGAGTCGATTCTCGTGCTTGTACCCACTATGAACTATGAGCAGCAATGGGTTCGCGAACTCTGTTACAAATCCGTCGGACTCCACCTTTCACCTGATGATGTCTTTGCAGGCACACCGAGTGATTATACGACGAAGCGTGATGAATCAAAGACTCCACCTGTGGTTCTAATTATGACCTATGCTGGTCTTGCACAGTTAGGATCGCCCAAGGGCAAAGGTGGATTTGATCAAATATCGGTGGAGCGTTTTCTTCAGGGTAGTAACACGAGATATGTTATTCTGGATGAAGTGCATAAAGTTGTACAGGATATGGATGGGGTTTCAGCGGCCGTCGCAAGGTTACTAGTTGAGTGGCTTGAAGATGGCACTGTAGAAGGGCTCATAGGCTTCTCAGGCACAGCCAAAGCGTTTCGTGAGCGCTTTGAAGAACTCGGCCTAGAGCTGGTTTATATAGTACCACCCGTTGACCTCATCGCATATGGGTTTGTGGCACCGTTTGGAGAGTTTGGAGTACCTTTCACCTACTCTGATAGAGAACAAGATATCCGTTCGCTGTTAAGTCGATATAAGTCTCTTCTCAGGGATTACATCAATCTTCTAGGATCTGATTTCTTGCGAACTATCTTTGCTGATATTCCATTCAAACAAAGAATGACCATTGCTCAGGATATTCTCGATATGTATTCTTATCGTAAGGATCAGAAAGATGCAATCAGGTCTCGACTCAGGAGTTGGAAGAAAGGTGGTGAGTTGGGGCTCAACGAGCTTTCTCTAATCAGTATGATTCAAATCGCCAAGAACATGTCAGATGAAGCCCTTATTCGCAGGAAACTAGTTGGTGACTTGGAAGAAGTCAAACAAGATGTGAGGATCAGATTTGGTAGACTTCTCATCAAATTCAATGATGTCCGTGCAAGCCTCCTTGGGGTTGTTCGTAATTCAAGTATGCTATCCAAGCTCAGAATGAACGGCTTTGGGCAGCATATTGATGCTGAATCTTTTCTGGAAACATATGAAGCAATTCCGACGAAGAAAGAACTGGGACGGCGGGTAGACGATATTCTAGCCACTACTATCGCAGGTTTGTATAACATCCTACGGTCCCTGTATTATCGGATGGGTGAGGGTAGAGTTCAGGCAATCAGTTCAATCATTAAAGCGGAACGGAAAACACGAAATCTGAGCAATGTGATCGTTTTTGGAAGAGGAAAGACCCTTGATTGGGAGGGCGACATAGCTGAACCCGGTTACTCCGGAGTTGCTGGTATCTTCTCTCAAATGATAGTAGAAAGAGGGTTTTCTCCGATGGCAGTGCTCTCCAGTGAAATCTATTTGCCATTCTCTAAAAAGGAGCCAATTCCCCTGAAAATAGCTTCTTTCATAAGACATGATATTATGGGAATCGAACTCCGTGACACGTTATTTGGTCTTCTTACACAAGGTATCAAATTATCTCAGGAACAAATTCAATCCTTCCGGCAGGATTTTGATGAAACTATGCACGATTATATTACGAATCTGGATGTTGTCGGAGCATGGCGTCCTGTAGAGTTTGATAAAGAGGTTCTCCTACCTCTTCAACAATCTGTCAAGGGTCTTGATATTGAAGAACAAGACACTCTGTTTTCGCGTTTGGATGACAGTTACCCACATTTGGAGAAATGGATGAGAAGCTTCTTTGATTACGCTCTTATCGCTTCTCGTTTCTCTGACCCAATTGAAGCCAAACTTGAACGGCCAAGCGGGGGGCAGAAGAAGTTCTATGTCATTCAGATGGCTCAGGGAAAGAAGCAACAACTCATGTACGATTTGGCAGCACGAATTATCGACGAAGAGTCTCTTCCTGTAAATGTGGTAATTGTCTCGCGGTGGGCCAGAACAGGTTGGGATGTGACCACGCCTAATCTTCTTATCGACGCAACTGCTACCAGGAATGTTACAGCATGGCAGCAATTGAGAGGTAGAACAATGAGGGCGTTGGACAGTTGGGATACGGATTGTTATGAGGCTATGATGTTCTTGCTAGGTGCTGGGAGGGAGGATACTGGCAAAAGGGGTTCGAATTCGAAACCCTCACATGACAAAGATACGCCTCCTATTCGGCTGGAAAAACGGACACAGGATTTGCTCATTGATGTGCATAAGCAAGCCAGTAGCGACATGGAAGATAGTAAATTCGATGATTCTCTTATCAGAAAAATACGGAAAGCAGATTTGAGTATTTTTAGTAATGAAGAGAGAATCAAGCTCGCTGTGGAACTGATGATGGCTCGAAATAAGATTACACATATCTACGAATTAGTCAAAGCCTATGGAAGCACCAGTCAGGTCACATTTGATAGAAGAACTGAGAAATGGAAACGCAGCAGTGTTGTTTCAAGGAAGCACTCCAACAGCTTCTCTGTAAACCCTCTGACAGGAGAATATTCTAGTGGATCTGATCACAGTCCATTCATCTATGTTAAAGACCCTCGTGATTACTCTCCAACCAAATTGAGGAGCCATCTTGTCAAATTGCTAGAGGGATGTGATGTTAGGATTGTAGAAGGATGGATTCGGGAAGTAATGCGGTGA
- a CDS encoding response regulator, producing MARRKPVVILAAAILILLGTLLGFFPFLRQTFDLLPFPPLLDIGPAEWYLQLAVAFLAYSLSAVLVARGIQEAPIRPTEKKSRRKTRVVAIDDEEDILRLIRIKLSREGFRVITAQNGAQGIDTVLDKHPDVMLVDVMMPKKNGYEVVSEIKKKMGKNAPVAIMLTSKSEEQDMMEGLTAGADDYITKPFSPTELIERINVSLLKERRAAQAESVEQT from the coding sequence ATGGCGCGAAGGAAACCAGTAGTCATTCTTGCAGCTGCAATACTGATCCTCCTTGGTACCCTTCTTGGTTTTTTTCCTTTCTTGCGTCAAACTTTTGATTTGTTGCCTTTTCCTCCGCTTCTAGATATTGGTCCGGCTGAATGGTATCTCCAGCTTGCAGTAGCTTTTCTGGCTTACTCTTTGAGCGCCGTACTTGTTGCTCGCGGTATTCAAGAAGCACCTATACGCCCCACAGAGAAGAAAAGCCGGAGAAAGACACGTGTTGTAGCAATCGATGATGAAGAGGATATTCTTCGTCTTATCCGCATCAAGCTTTCTAGGGAGGGTTTTCGGGTAATTACGGCACAAAATGGAGCCCAAGGTATAGACACTGTTCTTGATAAGCACCCAGATGTCATGCTCGTTGATGTCATGATGCCCAAGAAAAACGGCTACGAGGTAGTATCTGAGATAAAAAAGAAGATGGGCAAGAACGCTCCAGTGGCAATCATGCTAACTTCAAAATCTGAGGAACAAGATATGATGGAAGGTCTTACTGCGGGTGCGGATGACTACATAACAAAACCATTTAGCCCCACTGAATTGATAGAACGAATCAATGTATCTCTTCTGAAGGAACGGCGTGCTGCCCAGGCAGAGTCAGTAGAGCAAACTTAG